The Enhydrobacter sp. sequence GCGATGTAGAGATGGCCGCGGTCGATCAGCTCGCGCATCTGGCGATAGAAGAACGTCATCAGGAGGGTGCGGATATGCGAGCCGTCGACGTCCGCGTCCGTCATGATGATGATCTTGTGGTAGCGGAGCTTGTCCAAGGTGAAGTCGTCGACGCCGATGCCGGTGCCGAGCGCCGTGATCAGCGTGCCGATCTCGGCCGAGGACAGCATCTTGTCGAAGCGGGCGCGCTCGACATTCAGGATCTTGCCGCGCAGCGGCAGGATCGCCTGGAAGGCGCGGTTGCGGCCCTGCTTGGCAGAACCGCCGGCCGAATCGCCCTCGACGATGAAGAGCTCCGAAAGCGCTGGATCGCGCTCCTGGCAGTCGGCGAGCTTGCCCGGCAGCGAGCTCACATCGAGCGCGCCCTTGCGCCGGGTGAGCTCGCGCGCCTTGCGCGCGGCCTCGCGGGCCGCCGCCGCCTCGACCACCTTGGTGGCGATTTTGCGCGCTTCGGCTGGATGCTCCTCGAACCACTGGCTGAGCTTGTCGCCGATCACGCCCTCGACGACCGGCCGGACCTCGGACGAGACCAGCTTGTCCTTGGTCTGCGAGGAGAATTTCGGATCGGGCACCTTCACCGACAGGACGCAGGTCAGCCCCTCGCGCATGTCGTCGCCGGTGAGGCTCACCTTCTCCTTCTTCGAGATGCCCGCCTCGTCGGCGTATTTGTTCAGGGTCCGCGTCAGCGCGCCGCGAAAGCCGGCGAGATGCGTGCCGCCGTCGCGCTGCGGGATGTTGTTGGTGAAACACAGCATCGTCTCGTGGTAGCTGTCGTTCCACTGCATGGCGACTTCGACCGTGATTCCGTCCCTTTCGCCGCGGATCGAGACCGGTGGGCTGTGCAGCACCTGCTTGTTGCGGTCGAGATACTTGGCGAAGGCCTCGACGCCGCCTTCGTAGAAGAGCTCCGTGACCTTGATCTCGGCGCCGCGCTCGTCGGTGATCACGATGCGCACACCCGAATTCAGGAAGGCGAGCTCGCGCAGCCGGTGCTCGAGGGTGCCGTAGTCGAACTCGGTCTGGCTGAACACTTCCGGCGAGGGCAGGAAGGTCACCTCGGTGCCGCGCTTGCCCTCGGGCGCATCGCCCACGACCCCGAGATCCCCCTCCGGATCGCCGTTGCGGAAGCGCACGAAATGTTCCTTGCCGTTGCGCCAGATGCGCACGTCCAGATGCTCGGACAGCGCGTTGACCACCGCCGCTCCTACGCCGTGCAGCCCGCCCGAGACCTTGTAGGAATTCTGGTTGAACTTTCCGCCGGCATGGAGCTGGGTGAAGATGACGATGGCGGCGGAGACGCCCTCTTCACGGTGGATGTCGACCGGCACGCCGCGGCCGTTGTCGCGCACCGTGACGGAGCCGTCGCCGTGCAGGATCACGTCGACCTGGTCGCAGTAGCCCGCCAGCGCCTCGTCGATGGCGTTGTCGACGATCTCGTAGACCATGTGGTGCAGGCCGGTGCCGTCGTCGGTGTCGCCGATATACATGCCGGGTCGCTTGCGGACGGCCTCGAGGCCGCGCAGGACCTTGATGGAACTGGCGTCGTAGTCCTCGCCATTGCCGTTGCCGTTCGGGACTTGCTCGTTCTCGCTCATCATCCTGATCCAAAAGGGTTCAGCCTGCCGCGATGGTTCCATCGGCCACGCGCAGGAGTTGCGCGCGACCGGCCAGCGGCCCAAAAAGGCCGGCGTCGGTGCCGGTCATCCAGCTTTGCACGCCAAGCGCCATGATCTCGTCGAACAGCGCAGCCCGGCGCTCCGCATCGAGGTGCGCGGCGACTTCGTCCAGCAGCAGAAGCGGCGGCCGCCCCCGCGACCACGCCACGAGGCGGGCATGGGCCAAGGCGATCGACACGAGCAGGGCCTTCTGCTGGCCGGTGGAGCCGTCGGCGGCCGGCAGGTCGAGATCGAGATGGCGAACGCTGAGATCGCTGCGATGCGGCCCGCAATATGTGGTGCCGCTTTCGGCATCCCGCAAGCGGCTGGCGGCCAGCTCGGCACGCAACCGGTCCTCGGCGTCGATCGCCGCCATCGAGGCGACCCAGCCGTCAATGTCGCCAGCCATGGCCAGCGAGGCGCGCGGGAAAGGTCCGACGCCCAGCCGCGCCGCCGCATCGAGCCGCTGGACGGTATCGGCCCGCGCCGCCGCCAAGGCCACGCCGTGGCGGGCCATCGTGTCCTCGAGGGCGGTGAACCAGTGCGGATCGCGGTTGCCTTCGCCCAGCAGGCGGCTGCGCTGGCGGAGCGCATTCTCGTAAGCCGCGACGTCGCCGGCATGCTCCGGATGCAGCGCCGTCACGAGCCGGTCGAGGAACCGTCGGCGTTCGCCCGCGCCGTCGAGGAACAGTCGGTCCTGCTGCGGCGTCAGCCAGACCGCCGCGACATGCAGGCCAAGCGCGGTCTGGCTCGCTGCCGGCCGACCGTCGATCCGCACCGCCCGCCGCGCCAGGCCGCCGCCATTGCGCGGCGGCTCGATCCCGGTGCCCACGGCCAGCCGGCCCTCGGGCGTGTCCAGGGTGGCGGCGACCGCCCAGGTTGACGCTGCAGGCTCGCCGCCGCGCGACCGGCGCGCCACCTCGTCGAGCCGCGCCCGGCGCAGGCCGCGCCCGGGAACGAGGAAGGAAAGCGCCTCCAGGAGATTGGTCTTGCCCGCACCATTGGCGCCCACCAGGACGACAGGCGCGGGACCGCATTCGAGGCGCAGCTGACCGTAGTTGCGGAAATCGGTCAGACGCACCTGGCGCACGGCCAGAAGGGCCGGCGCTGCGCCGGTTGCGGCGTCGGGAGAATAGGCGAGAGCGCTGATGGCCGGCGGCGTCATACCCGCATCGGCATGAGCACGTAGAGCGCGCTCTCGTCGGCGCCGTCGCGCACGAGGGTGGGCGAGCCCGCATCGGCCATCAGAAACCGCGCCTCCGCGCCGGCGATCTGCTCGGTGATGTCGAGCAGATAGCGGGAATTGAAGCCGATCTCGAGGCCGGCTTCCTTGTAGTCGACCTCGATCTCCTCGGTGGCGCTGCCCGCGTCGGGGCTGGTGGCCGACAGGGTCACGACGCCCTTGCCGACAGCGAGCTTGATGGCGCGCGATTTCTCGGTCGAGATGGTCGAGACGCGGTCGACGGCGTTGGCGAACTCCTTGCACGGCACGTTCAGGACCTTGTCGTTGCCGGTCGGAATGACGCGCTCGTAGTCGGGGAAGGTGCCGTCGATCAGCTTGCTCACCAGGGTGACGTTGCCGGTGGCGAAGCGGATACGGGTGTCGGACAGCTCGACATCGACCGACCCGTCGCTTTCGTCCAGCAGCTTGCGCACCTCGCCCACGGTCTTGCGCGGCACGATCACGCCCGGAATGTCGCCGGCGCCCTTGGGCAGCGGCACCTCGACTCGCGCCAGGCGATGGCCGTCGGTCGCGACGCCGCGCAGCACGTCGGTGCCGGCGGCCTTGGCGGCATGGAAATAAATCCCGTTCAGATAATACCGCGTCTCCTCGTTGGAGATGGCGAAGCGTGTGCGATCGATGATGCCCTTGAGATCGGTCGCCGGAAGCTGGAAGCGATGCGGCAGGTCGCCCTCGTTCATGGCCGGGAAATCGGCCGGCGGCAGGCACTGCAGTGTGAAGCGCGAGCGGCCGGCGCGGATCACCAGGCTGTTGCCGTCGGCCGCCGTCTCGAGCTCGACCTGTGCCCCATCGGGCAGCTTGCGGACGATCTCGTAAAGTGTGTGCGCGGGTGCCGTCGTCGAGCCGGTCTTGGCCGCGCTGGCGTCGACTGTCTCGGTGATGGCGAGGTCCATATCGGTCGCGGCAAGGCTCAGCCGGCCCTTCTGGGCGGTGATCAGCACGTTTGAGAGGATGGGGATCGTGTTCCGACGCTCGACGACACTCTGGACATGGGCCAAGGCCTTGAGAAGGGCCGCCCGCTCGATCGTCAGTTTCATGGTTGGGTCGCTGTAATCGGGGCCGATTGGAGGTGTTTTCTGGGCCCACCGCACCGGCGGCGGGGAAGCCCCGGCAGGATGGTTGAAAAGTATACCACGGGGACCGTCGGCTGAAAGCAATTTCGCCCGCAATATGAGGCGTTTAGGGCTTTGCGACCGGAAAGGAAACGGGGCCTTTGCGGCCCCGCTTCGAACGTCCCGCCAAGCCGGGCTCAGCCCTGCAACTGGCGCTTGAGCAGCTCGACGTCCTCTGCAATCGAAAGATCGGAGATCTTGAGCTCCTCGATCTTGCGGACGGCATGCATGACCGTGGTGTGATCGCGGTTGCCGAAGCGCTTGCCGATCTGCGGCAGGCTCAAGGTCGTGAGCTGCTTGGCGAGGTACATCGCGACCTGGCGCGGGCGGGCCACCGAGCGGGCCCGGCGCGGCGAGCTCATCTCGGCGAGCTTGATGTTGTAGTGCGCGGCGACCCGCTGCTGGATCTCGTCGACCGTCACCTTGCGGTCGGCCTGGCGCAGCAGGTCGTGCAGCACGTCCTGCGCCATCTCGACGGTGATCTCGCGGCCGATGAGCTGGCCGTGGGCCACGACCCGGTTCAGCGCACCCTCGAGCTCGCGGATGTTGGTGCTGATCTTGTGGGCCAGGAACTCCAGCACCGCGGTCGGCACCGGGACGCGCGCCGATTCGGCCTTGGTCTGCAGGATCGAGAGTCTCAGCTCGTAGGTCGAGGAGTGGATGTCGGCGACGAGGCCGCTGCCCAGCCGCGAGCGCATGCGCTCCTCGATGTCCTGCAGCTCCGATGGCGGCTTCTCGGAGGAGAGCACGATCTGCTTGTTCTGCTCCACCAGCGAGTTGAAGGTGAAGAAGAACTCGTCCTGGCTTGCCTCCTTGCCGCAGATGAACTGCACATCGTCGACCATCAGCACGTCGACATTGCGGAACAGCTCCTTGAACTGGTTGGTGTTCTTGGTGCGCAGCGCATGGATGAAGCGGTTCACGAAGCTTTCGGCGGTGAGATAGAGCACGCGCTGCTTGGGATCGCGCTCGCGGATGGCGTGCCAGATGGCATGCATCAGATGGGTCTTGCCGAGCCCGACGCCGCCAAAGATATAAAGCGGATTGCGCTCGGGCTGCGGGCGGTCCTGCTCGGCGATGTTGCGCGCCGCCGCATAGGCGAATTCGTTGGGCTTGCCGACCACGAAGTTGGCGAAGGTGTAGCGCGCCTCCGGGCCCTGGAAGGCCTCGTCGACGCCGCGGCCGATCGACGGCCCCAGCCGCGGCATCGGCTGCTGGAAGCCCGACTGCGGCGCCGGCACCGGCGGCATGGCGATGATCTCGTGAGCCCGGCGGGGCGCCGGCGGCGGCACCAGGTTGACCTCGACGTTGGTCACTTCCGGCATCACGGCCTGCCAGTAGGCCAGCACGCGGTCGCCATAGTGACGGCTCACCCAGTCGCGCACGAAGCGCGTCGGCGCGTAAAGCCGCAGCTTGCCGGCCCTCAGCTCACCCAGCTCGACCTCGCCGAACCAGGTCTTGAAGGCCTTGTCGCCGATCTCCTTGCGCAGGCGGTCGCAGACGCGCGTCCATTGCGCGTTCAGCTCCTTGCGGCCGCCCTCGTCCATGCCACTCCCCGCCACATTCGTTTGATTGTAAGCCGCATCGTTGTCGGCGATAGGTGATTGAAATCGGGTCAAGTCTGTCTCCACGGAAGTCCTGCCGCTTTCCAGCCTCCCGCCATGCCGCGCCTGGCCTGCGCGTCCAGCGGCCCCTCGAAGCCGTCCACCACGTTAAGACACGTATTGTAGCCCGCCGCGGTCATCGCCTTGGCTGCCGCGGCCGACCGGCCCCCGCTCCGACACAGGAAGAGAAGCGGGGCATCCTTGTCCGTGACGGCGCCGGAGAGCGTCGTCACGAACTCCGGATTCGGTTGCATGCTGGGGAAGACCTGCCACTCCAGCAGCGCCGGCTTCTTGCCGGTGGATGAAAGATCGGGAAGCCCGACGTAGCTCCATTCGGCGCGCGTGCGCACATCGACCAGCACCGCGCCCTCGTTCTCGCTCAGTATTTTCCACGCCGTCTGCGGTGTCACGTCACCGGCATAGCCGGTCGCGGGAGACACCTGATATGTGCCGACGATCTTGTTGTCCTTCGTCATAGCCCCCGCTCTTCATTTGACGAGCGAGGCGCTCGCGAGCCGACGACCAACGAAATGCACAGCGAAGCGGGAGCGACGAAGAGATCCGACTTGAGCGCCGTTGAGGGGCGCTGCTTTTTTGTAGATGTCGCGTTGCCGATGCGCTGAGCAGCTCTCCCTCGTTCGTCGTTGCGGCGAAGAGGAATGCCCCCCGTCTTCGCCCTGGCTCGCGTATGAGCGCCCCACGCCCCGTCGCGATGCGTCGACTCTTAGCAGACCGGTTCGAGCGCGCAAACGATTCGCTGAAGCAACGTCACCCGCTATTCAACCTCTTCCCCGCCCGACTCGATTGACATTGCTTTCGATTCGATTCTCCGCGGCGCGCGAAGAATGACGCCGCCCAACATCTAGCGCCCGCGGTCAGGCGTGGAACGATAAAGGCGAATCGTATGTCGTTCGTCGAATCGACGACCAAACGCTCTTCGCGAAAACGGTCAAAAAAATTTTCCGCGCGAGTCGCAGAAAAAGAAAGCGCCGCTCGTCGAGCGGCGCTTCGATTTTCTTCCAGGGACACTGCTGCGGGCAATCAGCTCATCGCCTTGATGCGCGCATTGAGACGCGAGATGCGTCGAGCGGCAGCATTCTTGGCGATGACTCGCGAAGTGGCGCCGCGCTGGATCTCAGGTTGCGCAGCACGCAGCGCTTCGGTCGCCGCCTTCTTGTCTCCGGCCTTGATCGCCTGCTCGACCTTCTTGATCGAGCCGCGCACGCGGCTGCGGCGCGCTGAGTTCACGGCGGTGCGGCGCTCGGTCTGACGGGCGCGCTTCTCGGCCGACTTGTGATTCGCCATCTGATCCTCGTTCCTCGGAAGGGCGCGCTTATACGAACCGCGCCGCACCCGGTCAAGCGGCCAAAAACCAGCGGATCAGCGGTGTTTCCAGGCCGCCCTGCGCTTGTCGGCGAAGGCGTTCATGCCCTCCTTGCGGTCCTCGAAGGCGAAGGTCGCATGGAAGGTCCGACGCTCGAAGCGTACGCCTTCGGCCAAGGTGGTCTCGAACGCACGATTGACGGCCTCCTTGGCGACCATGGTTGCGGGCAGCGACATGCCGGCGACCTTCTCGGCGGTCGCGATCGCCTCGTCCATCAATTGGCCGAGCGGCACGACCCGGCTCACCAGGCCGCAGCGCTCGGCTTCGGCGGCGTCCATCATGCGGCCGGTCAGCACGAGGTCCATCGCCTTCGACTTGCCGATGAAACGCGGCAGGCGTTGTGTGCCGCCGGCGCCGGGAATGGTGCCGAGCGTTATTTCGGGTTGGCCGAACCTTGCGTTGTCGGCGGCGATGATGAAGTCGCACATCATGGCCATCTCGCAGCCACCGCCCAGCGCATAGCCTGCGACCGCGGCGATGATCGGCTTGCGCACCTGGCTCACCTTCTCCCAGCCGACGGTGATGAAGTCCTGCAGAAAGACGTCCTGATACGACTTCTCTTTCATCTCCTTGATGTCGGCGCCGGCTGCGAAGGCTTTGTCGCTGCCGGTGAGCACCATGCAACCGACATTGATGTCGGCTTCGAAACTGTCGAGCGCCTGACCGAGCTCGCGCACGAGATCGGCGCAGAGCGCGTTCAGCGCCTTGGGCCGGTCGAGACGGATGATGCCGACCCGGCCCTTGGTCTCGGTCCGGATATTTTCATAAGCAGCCACGGTTCCCTCCCGAGTCAGGTTGCCGCTCTTAGCTAGCGTTGGCAGTGCGTGCAATAGAAGGTCGAGCGGCCGCCCTGGACCAGGCGCTTGACGATTCGGCCGCAACCGGGTGTCGGGCAAGTCGCACCGGCCCGGTCATAGACATTGAAGCGGGTCTGGAAATAGCCGAGTTCACCGCCCGGCTGGACGTGATCGCGCAAGGTCGAGCCGCCATCGTCGATCGAGCGCAGCAGGACCTGCTTCAGCGCCGTGACGAGCCGGTCGGCGCGCTCGCCCTGCACGGTGTGCGCCGAGCGCCGGGGCGAGATGCCGGCAAGAAACAGGGCCTCGCAGGCATAGATATTGCCGATCCCGACCAGGGTCTTCTGGTCGAGCAGGGCCGCCTTGATCGAGGTGCGACGTCCCTTCAGGCGGCAGGCCAGGGCCGGACCGTCGAATGCGGGATCGAGCGGTTCCGGGCCCAGGCCCTTGAACAGCTTGTGCCCGGCCACCGTCTCGTCCCGCACCAGCAGCATCAGCCCGAAGCGGCGTGCGTCGTTGAAACGGACCTGCCAGCCATCCTCGAGATCGATCACGACGTGATCGTGGCGCTGCAGGGGATGTTCGGCCGCGCTCGCGGCGTCGTGCAGGGTCATGCGCCCGGACATGCCGAGATGGACGATCAGGGTATGGCCGTCATCGAGCCGAACGAGAAGGTATTTGGCGCGCCGGTCGACGGCGAGCACGGTGCGGCCCTCGACCCGCTCGGCGAAGCGCGACGGCAACGGCAGCCGCAGATCGCGGCGGCGCTGTTGCAGGCGGACGATGCGCCGGCCCGCGAGACGGGGGATCAGGCCGCGGCGGACCGTTTCGACTTCCGGCAGCTCGGGCATGCTCGATTAGTGACGCTGCCCAAAAAGTGCGCTGCCGACGCGGACATGGGTCGCCCCCAGGCGCACCGCGGTCTCGTAGTCGGCGCTCATGCCCATGCTGATATTGGGCAATCCATGCCGTGCTGCCATCTTTGCCAGCAGCGCGAAATGCAGGGCCGGCTCCTCCTCGAGCGGCGGGATGCACATCAGCCCGACGACCGGCAGCTTGTGCGTGTCGCGGCAGGCCGTGACGAAGGAATCGAGCTCGGTCGGCAGAACACCGGCCTTCTGCGGCTCCTCACCGGTATTGACCTGGATGAAGCAGTCGGGGCGTTTGCCTGCACGCGCCATCTCCTTGGCCAGCGTCGCCGCAAGCTTTTCGCGGTCGACCGACTGGATCACATCGAACAGCGCGACAGCCTCGCGGGCCTTGTTGGTCTGCAGCGGGCCGATGAGATGGAGCTGGAGATCGGGATATTCCGTCTTGAGAGGCGGAAATTTGCCTTGCGCCTCCTGGACCCGGTTCTCGCCGAAGACGCGATGGCCCGCGGCGAGGAGCTCACGGACGCGCTCGGCACCATGGGTCTTGGACACGGCAACCAAGGTCACTGCCGCAGGATCGCGGCCGGCAGCGCGGGCCGCCTGCTCGATCCTGCCTTTCACCTCGGCAAGGTGCGTCGCTCCCTCGCTCATCGGCCCGGCCGCGCCCAGCCGCTCACGTCTCGAGCGCGGCGCGGGCGGCCAGCGCGTCCTTGTTGCCCGGATCGCCGGCCAGGGCGGTGTCCAGCGTCTCGCGCGCCCGATCGTTTTCGCCGAGGGCGACCAGGCAGATCCCGTAGTTGGTGAGCAGGCGAGGATCGCCCGGCAGGCTGCGCAAGGCATGCTCATGCAGCGCACGCGCTTCGGCGGCGCGGTCGAGATCGACCAGCACCGCACCGAGATTGGTGAGCACCAACGGATCGTCGGGCGCCAGCCGGGACGCCCGCTTCAGGGTCCGCCGCGCTTCCTCGTGGCGCTTCAGCCCGCGCAGCGCGAGGCCCTGGTTGTTCAGCGCACGGACATCGTTGGGCGCATTGGCGAGGAAAGGCGCCAGCGTCTCGAGCGCCTCGGCAAACCGGCCCTGCTCGATCTGCAGGAAGGAAAGCTGCAGGATGGCGTCGCGATCGGCCGGATCCTGGCGCAGCGCCCGACGCAGCACGCCGACTGCGGCCTCGGTCTCGCCGGCCGCGGTCTGGGCGAGCGCCAGGGTCTTGAGGGCCGGCGCGAAGGACGAGTCGAGTTCCAGTGCCCGGCGGATCGGGGTGATGGCCTCCGACGGCCGGCCGGCGAAGTACAGAACAAAGCCCAGGGCGTGATTGAGGCTGGCGCTTTGCGGCGCCAAGGCGAGCGCCCGCTCGGCTTCGGCGATCGCCTCGTCGTGATGATTCAGGCCGCCCAGTGCGAGGGCGCGGTCGCCCAGGATCTGGGCCTGCCGCGCGGTATCGTCCTCGGCGTCCAGAAGCGCCATGTCGAGCACCTCGATGGCCGGTCCGTAGTGGCCCAGGCGATAGAGCGCATATCCCAGCATGTTGCGGGCCCTGGCCTGCAGAGGCTTCAGCGCCTCGCCGCCGGGCTGCTGCATCGCCCGGTCGACGTTGTGCGCCAGTTCCGCCAATTCCCGCTCGGCGGCGGCGAAGCGACCCTGGTCCAGATGGAGCGAGGCCAGCGCCAGCCGTGCCTCGATATGGGTCGGCGCCCGCCGGATCGTATCGCGGAAGCGCTTGGCGGCCTCGTCCAGCCGTCCCAGCCGCCGCGCCATCAGGCCGAGATTGTAGGACAGCATCGGCTCGTTGGGGTCCTTGGCCAGCGCCTTGCGCCACAGCGCTTCGGCATCCGTGAGCGCGCCGCGCTGGGAAAGACAGACCGCCAGGTAATGCAGGATGTCGGGTCGATCGCCGTAGCGGCCATGCGCCGACCGGACCAAGGGCTCGGCGCGGTCGAACCAGCCTGCCCGCAGATATTGGACGGCGGTCTGCAGCTCCGGATCGGGTTGGCCCCGGGGCGGATTTGCTGTGGCAGGAGGGGGCGCAGTGACCATGGCGCGCCGTGTGTAGACCCACCCTTCTGCCAAGGCTAGACGGAAACACCATGGTCAAGGATATCGATCTGTTCCAGGCGGCCATGGGCGATGTGACCCCGCTGAAAGGGCGGCGGCGGCACCGTCCGCCGTCCGAATCGAAGCCCAAGCGAGTGCCGGGAGGAGAGCCGGCCGCAATCGTTGCGTCCGCCGTGCGCGGCGCGCCGGCCGCCGCCGGCTTTGCCTTCGACCGGGACATCGACCGTGCCCTGTCGCGCGGCCGCCGCTCGCCCGAGGCCAAGCTCGACCTGCACGGCATGACGCTGGCGGCCGCGGAGCGCGCGGTGGCGCGGTTCCTCGAAGAGGCGTCCGCACTCGACCTGCGCGTCGTGCTGATCGTGACCGGCAAAGGTTTGCGGCCGGAAGGCGGCCGCATCGTCGGCGGTCGCATTCGGGCGGAGTTTCCCGG is a genomic window containing:
- the recF gene encoding DNA replication/repair protein RecF; translation: MTPPAISALAYSPDAATGAAPALLAVRQVRLTDFRNYGQLRLECGPAPVVLVGANGAGKTNLLEALSFLVPGRGLRRARLDEVARRSRGGEPAASTWAVAATLDTPEGRLAVGTGIEPPRNGGGLARRAVRIDGRPAASQTALGLHVAAVWLTPQQDRLFLDGAGERRRFLDRLVTALHPEHAGDVAAYENALRQRSRLLGEGNRDPHWFTALEDTMARHGVALAAARADTVQRLDAAARLGVGPFPRASLAMAGDIDGWVASMAAIDAEDRLRAELAASRLRDAESGTTYCGPHRSDLSVRHLDLDLPAADGSTGQQKALLVSIALAHARLVAWSRGRPPLLLLDEVAAHLDAERRAALFDEIMALGVQSWMTGTDAGLFGPLAGRAQLLRVADGTIAAG
- the dnaA gene encoding chromosomal replication initiator protein DnaA, whose amino-acid sequence is MDEGGRKELNAQWTRVCDRLRKEIGDKAFKTWFGEVELGELRAGKLRLYAPTRFVRDWVSRHYGDRVLAYWQAVMPEVTNVEVNLVPPPAPRRAHEIIAMPPVPAPQSGFQQPMPRLGPSIGRGVDEAFQGPEARYTFANFVVGKPNEFAYAAARNIAEQDRPQPERNPLYIFGGVGLGKTHLMHAIWHAIRERDPKQRVLYLTAESFVNRFIHALRTKNTNQFKELFRNVDVLMVDDVQFICGKEASQDEFFFTFNSLVEQNKQIVLSSEKPPSELQDIEERMRSRLGSGLVADIHSSTYELRLSILQTKAESARVPVPTAVLEFLAHKISTNIRELEGALNRVVAHGQLIGREITVEMAQDVLHDLLRQADRKVTVDEIQQRVAAHYNIKLAEMSSPRRARSVARPRQVAMYLAKQLTTLSLPQIGKRFGNRDHTTVMHAVRKIEELKISDLSIAEDVELLKRQLQG
- the mutM gene encoding bifunctional DNA-formamidopyrimidine glycosylase/DNA-(apurinic or apyrimidinic site) lyase; translation: MPELPEVETVRRGLIPRLAGRRIVRLQQRRRDLRLPLPSRFAERVEGRTVLAVDRRAKYLLVRLDDGHTLIVHLGMSGRMTLHDAASAAEHPLQRHDHVVIDLEDGWQVRFNDARRFGLMLLVRDETVAGHKLFKGLGPEPLDPAFDGPALACRLKGRRTSIKAALLDQKTLVGIGNIYACEALFLAGISPRRSAHTVQGERADRLVTALKQVLLRSIDDGGSTLRDHVQPGGELGYFQTRFNVYDRAGATCPTPGCGRIVKRLVQGGRSTFYCTHCQR
- a CDS encoding YggS family pyridoxal phosphate-dependent enzyme produces the protein MSEGATHLAEVKGRIEQAARAAGRDPAAVTLVAVSKTHGAERVRELLAAGHRVFGENRVQEAQGKFPPLKTEYPDLQLHLIGPLQTNKAREAVALFDVIQSVDREKLAATLAKEMARAGKRPDCFIQVNTGEEPQKAGVLPTELDSFVTACRDTHKLPVVGLMCIPPLEEEPALHFALLAKMAARHGLPNISMGMSADYETAVRLGATHVRVGSALFGQRH
- a CDS encoding Smr/MutS family protein, whose protein sequence is MVKDIDLFQAAMGDVTPLKGRRRHRPPSESKPKRVPGGEPAAIVASAVRGAPAAAGFAFDRDIDRALSRGRRSPEAKLDLHGMTLAAAERAVARFLEEASALDLRVVLIVTGKGLRPEGGRIVGGRIRAEFPGWLERPTNRARVRGLKPAHPRHGGSGAFYVLLRRPSRPPVSAR
- a CDS encoding rhodanese-like domain-containing protein, coding for MTKDNKIVGTYQVSPATGYAGDVTPQTAWKILSENEGAVLVDVRTRAEWSYVGLPDLSSTGKKPALLEWQVFPSMQPNPEFVTTLSGAVTDKDAPLLFLCRSGGRSAAAAKAMTAAGYNTCLNVVDGFEGPLDAQARRGMAGGWKAAGLPWRQT
- the rpsT gene encoding 30S ribosomal protein S20; translation: MANHKSAEKRARQTERRTAVNSARRSRVRGSIKKVEQAIKAGDKKAATEALRAAQPEIQRGATSRVIAKNAAARRISRLNARIKAMS
- the dnaN gene encoding DNA polymerase III subunit beta — translated: MKLTIERAALLKALAHVQSVVERRNTIPILSNVLITAQKGRLSLAATDMDLAITETVDASAAKTGSTTAPAHTLYEIVRKLPDGAQVELETAADGNSLVIRAGRSRFTLQCLPPADFPAMNEGDLPHRFQLPATDLKGIIDRTRFAISNEETRYYLNGIYFHAAKAAGTDVLRGVATDGHRLARVEVPLPKGAGDIPGVIVPRKTVGEVRKLLDESDGSVDVELSDTRIRFATGNVTLVSKLIDGTFPDYERVIPTGNDKVLNVPCKEFANAVDRVSTISTEKSRAIKLAVGKGVVTLSATSPDAGSATEEIEVDYKEAGLEIGFNSRYLLDITEQIAGAEARFLMADAGSPTLVRDGADESALYVLMPMRV
- a CDS encoding enoyl-CoA hydratase: MAAYENIRTETKGRVGIIRLDRPKALNALCADLVRELGQALDSFEADINVGCMVLTGSDKAFAAGADIKEMKEKSYQDVFLQDFITVGWEKVSQVRKPIIAAVAGYALGGGCEMAMMCDFIIAADNARFGQPEITLGTIPGAGGTQRLPRFIGKSKAMDLVLTGRMMDAAEAERCGLVSRVVPLGQLMDEAIATAEKVAGMSLPATMVAKEAVNRAFETTLAEGVRFERRTFHATFAFEDRKEGMNAFADKRRAAWKHR
- the gyrB gene encoding DNA topoisomerase (ATP-hydrolyzing) subunit B; the protein is MSENEQVPNGNGNGEDYDASSIKVLRGLEAVRKRPGMYIGDTDDGTGLHHMVYEIVDNAIDEALAGYCDQVDVILHGDGSVTVRDNGRGVPVDIHREEGVSAAIVIFTQLHAGGKFNQNSYKVSGGLHGVGAAVVNALSEHLDVRIWRNGKEHFVRFRNGDPEGDLGVVGDAPEGKRGTEVTFLPSPEVFSQTEFDYGTLEHRLRELAFLNSGVRIVITDERGAEIKVTELFYEGGVEAFAKYLDRNKQVLHSPPVSIRGERDGITVEVAMQWNDSYHETMLCFTNNIPQRDGGTHLAGFRGALTRTLNKYADEAGISKKEKVSLTGDDMREGLTCVLSVKVPDPKFSSQTKDKLVSSEVRPVVEGVIGDKLSQWFEEHPAEARKIATKVVEAAAAREAARKARELTRRKGALDVSSLPGKLADCQERDPALSELFIVEGDSAGGSAKQGRNRAFQAILPLRGKILNVERARFDKMLSSAEIGTLITALGTGIGVDDFTLDKLRYHKIIIMTDADVDGSHIRTLLMTFFYRQMRELIDRGHLYIAQPPLFKAVRGKSAIYLKDERALDDHLIRTGLEGATLRLGDGTVQAGDDLRHTVDIARSVSNLVKPLALSRRVTNQAVIEQAAIAGAFKPDILADAELARQTANYVARRLNAVSAPLERGWTGEPTADGGLAFSRRLRGVQERHVIDGPLIKSAEARRLDALAADLQAVYLQPGAFVARDKETPIASPTELFAAVLEAGRKGMTIQRYKGLGEMNPDQLWETTLDPEARTLLQVKINHADEADEIFSTLMGDVVEPRRDFIQDNALKVANLDV
- a CDS encoding tetratricopeptide repeat protein, which translates into the protein MVTAPPPATANPPRGQPDPELQTAVQYLRAGWFDRAEPLVRSAHGRYGDRPDILHYLAVCLSQRGALTDAEALWRKALAKDPNEPMLSYNLGLMARRLGRLDEAAKRFRDTIRRAPTHIEARLALASLHLDQGRFAAAERELAELAHNVDRAMQQPGGEALKPLQARARNMLGYALYRLGHYGPAIEVLDMALLDAEDDTARQAQILGDRALALGGLNHHDEAIAEAERALALAPQSASLNHALGFVLYFAGRPSEAITPIRRALELDSSFAPALKTLALAQTAAGETEAAVGVLRRALRQDPADRDAILQLSFLQIEQGRFAEALETLAPFLANAPNDVRALNNQGLALRGLKRHEEARRTLKRASRLAPDDPLVLTNLGAVLVDLDRAAEARALHEHALRSLPGDPRLLTNYGICLVALGENDRARETLDTALAGDPGNKDALAARAALET